One stretch of Dokdonia sp. Hel_I_53 DNA includes these proteins:
- the rpmA gene encoding 50S ribosomal protein L27: MAHKKGVGSSKNGRESESKRLGVKIFGGQAAIAGNIIVRQRGNTHHPGENVYGGKDHTLHARVDGVVKFQKKKDNKSYVSIVPFEA; the protein is encoded by the coding sequence ATGGCTCACAAAAAAGGAGTTGGTAGTTCTAAGAACGGTCGTGAATCAGAATCAAAACGCTTAGGTGTAAAGATTTTTGGAGGACAGGCTGCTATCGCAGGAAACATCATCGTACGTCAAAGAGGTAATACACATCACCCAGGTGAAAATGTGTACGGAGGAAAAGATCATACACTTCACGCTAGAGTGGATGGTGTGGTAAAATTCCAGAAGAAAAAAGATAATAAATCTTATGTTTCTATTGTGCCTTTTGAGGCATAG
- the rplU gene encoding 50S ribosomal protein L21, protein MYAIVEIAGQQFKVAKDQKVFVNRLSTEEGKKVDFDKVLLVGDGDSITLGAPAIDGALVGAKVLRHLKGDKVIVFKKKRRKGYRVKNGHRQSLTEIVIESIATSGKKKAAPKKETKKADEKAAAPKKAAASKKASKADDLKKIEGVGPKAAEAMVNAGMDTFAKVAKAKPEEIEAALAEASSRLASLVANTWPEQAALAAEGKWDELKELQDNLDGGRK, encoded by the coding sequence ATGTACGCAATTGTAGAGATAGCAGGGCAGCAATTTAAAGTTGCAAAAGACCAAAAAGTCTTTGTTAATCGCCTATCAACTGAAGAAGGAAAAAAAGTCGATTTCGACAAAGTTCTTTTAGTAGGTGATGGAGATAGCATCACTTTAGGCGCCCCAGCTATAGACGGAGCTCTAGTAGGAGCTAAAGTCTTAAGACACCTTAAAGGTGACAAAGTAATCGTTTTCAAAAAGAAAAGACGTAAAGGATACCGTGTTAAAAATGGTCACCGTCAGTCTCTTACTGAAATCGTAATTGAGAGTATTGCTACTTCTGGAAAGAAAAAAGCTGCTCCTAAGAAAGAAACTAAAAAAGCTGACGAAAAAGCTGCCGCTCCTAAGAAGGCTGCTGCTTCTAAAAAAGCTAGCAAAGCTGACGATTTGAAAAAAATTGAAGGTGTAGGGCCAAAGGCTGCTGAAGCTATGGTAAATGCAGGGATGGATACTTTTGCAAAAGTAGCAAAAGCAAAACCAGAGGAGATTGAGGCTGCTTTAGCAGAAGCAAGCTCAAGACTTGCGTCTTTAGTAGCAAACACTTGGCCAGAGCAAGCTGCATTAGCTGCAGAAGGTAAGTGGGACGAGCTTAAAGAATTACAAGACAATTTAGACGGAGGAAGAAAATAA
- a CDS encoding lipocalin family protein encodes MKTIKLSISLFLAAITFASCSSDDDNSFNIDESLIVGEWTITDFDYDVDTTTSFEGQSITASATAVGSNFDYNIIFNKDNTLVADGSYDVTLETTVAGQSVGTETTTVSNIETSGEWSIDGDQLTFSGFTTGDMNNNGFGDDVSKSTSTITILNENTLQIVSDFEDLEGSGSDLPDGAELSVTGSAVMTLSRVN; translated from the coding sequence ATGAAAACTATTAAATTGAGCATCTCTTTGTTTCTAGCGGCAATTACTTTTGCATCTTGTTCATCTGATGATGATAATTCTTTTAACATTGATGAGAGTCTTATTGTAGGAGAATGGACAATTACTGATTTTGATTATGATGTTGACACTACAACAAGCTTTGAAGGTCAATCTATAACTGCATCTGCAACTGCCGTAGGATCAAATTTTGATTATAATATAATTTTCAATAAAGACAATACATTGGTTGCAGATGGATCTTACGATGTAACGCTTGAAACAACAGTCGCTGGACAATCAGTAGGTACAGAAACAACAACCGTAAGTAATATTGAAACTTCAGGTGAGTGGAGTATAGATGGAGACCAATTAACTTTTTCTGGGTTTACAACAGGAGATATGAATAACAATGGTTTTGGAGATGATGTAAGTAAATCTACGTCCACTATTACTATCTTAAACGAAAACACGCTTCAAATTGTTAGTGACTTTGAAGATTTAGAGGGCTCAGGTTCAGATTTACCTGATGGAGCTGAACTTTCTGTTACAGGATCAGCTGTTATGACTTTGAGTAGAGTTAATTAA
- a CDS encoding DUF4199 domain-containing protein encodes MSRFTMPIRFAIAMAAGLIAYFLILSLFDLHTQVLFSLFNGVIVGFGIFEVIKYTKIRKGASFSYSDGLVNGVVSGFIATLLFTGFFALYAGNINPEFLDGMIGPWQKTYNTSIGAVIFTVAICGFASAICLALCFMQLFKPSWNTQGTNKILKDRGDSIRG; translated from the coding sequence ATGTCAAGATTTACAATGCCTATTAGATTTGCCATAGCAATGGCTGCGGGACTTATAGCATACTTTTTAATACTATCTCTTTTTGACTTACATACCCAAGTACTCTTTTCCTTGTTTAATGGGGTTATTGTAGGCTTTGGAATTTTTGAAGTGATTAAATACACCAAGATCCGTAAAGGTGCGTCTTTTTCATATTCAGACGGGCTAGTTAATGGGGTTGTCTCTGGGTTTATAGCGACACTATTATTTACAGGATTTTTTGCTCTTTACGCAGGGAATATTAATCCAGAATTTTTAGACGGAATGATAGGTCCTTGGCAAAAAACCTATAACACGAGCATAGGTGCGGTAATCTTTACAGTAGCCATTTGTGGTTTTGCATCTGCAATATGCTTAGCTCTATGTTTTATGCAATTATTCAAACCCAGTTGGAACACACAGGGGACAAATAAAATACTAAAGGACAGGGGTGATTCCATACGCGGATAA
- a CDS encoding RNA methyltransferase yields the protein MNNRKLKNSELTRKSITDFKEAVKTPIIIILDNIRSLNNVGSVFRTADAFLIEKIYLCGITASPPHRDIQKTALGATDSVSWEYVEDVVTLTRKLQNEGVQICAVEQAEDAIMLNEFEPSSHKKYAVVFGNEVKGVQQEIVSLSNAVIEIPQVGTKHSLNISVSCGVVVWDLYSKLL from the coding sequence ATGAATAACCGAAAGCTGAAAAATAGCGAGCTCACTCGTAAATCTATTACAGATTTTAAGGAAGCTGTAAAAACTCCTATTATCATTATTTTAGATAATATAAGAAGTCTCAATAATGTGGGCTCTGTTTTTCGTACAGCAGATGCTTTTCTTATTGAAAAAATCTATCTCTGTGGTATTACAGCCTCTCCACCGCATCGGGATATTCAAAAAACCGCCTTAGGAGCTACAGATTCCGTTTCTTGGGAGTATGTAGAAGATGTGGTTACGCTTACGCGAAAGTTACAAAATGAAGGGGTTCAAATCTGTGCTGTGGAGCAAGCAGAGGATGCAATCATGCTTAACGAGTTTGAGCCATCTTCACATAAAAAATATGCAGTAGTGTTTGGGAATGAAGTGAAAGGAGTTCAACAAGAGATCGTGTCTTTGTCAAATGCAGTGATAGAAATCCCACAAGTTGGGACCAAGCATTCACTTAATATTTCTGTTTCCTGTGGTGTGGTGGTTTGGGATCTATATAGTAAATTACTTTAA
- the era gene encoding GTPase Era — protein MAHKAGFVNIIGNPNVGKSTLMNAFVGERLSIITSKAQTTRHRILGIVNGEDFQMILSDTPGIIKPAYELQASMMDFVKSAFEDADVLLYIVELGEKELKDEAFFNKIRSAKIPVLLLINKIDKGDETLLNEALTLWTEKVPNAEVFAISALENFGVPQVFNRIIELLPESPAFYPKDQLTDKPERFFVNEIIREKILLHYKKEIPYAVEIDTEEFFEEEEIIRMRAVIMVERESQKGIIIGHKGSALKRVGVEARKDLEKFFGKQVHLELYVKVNKNWRSSERQLKRFGYNQK, from the coding sequence ATGGCTCATAAAGCAGGATTTGTAAATATTATAGGAAACCCAAATGTTGGGAAAAGTACACTTATGAATGCTTTTGTAGGGGAGCGTTTGAGTATTATTACTTCTAAAGCTCAAACGACACGTCACCGTATCTTAGGGATTGTAAATGGTGAGGATTTCCAAATGATATTAAGTGATACGCCTGGTATTATAAAACCAGCATATGAGTTGCAAGCCTCTATGATGGATTTTGTAAAAAGTGCCTTTGAAGATGCAGATGTGCTATTGTATATCGTAGAACTAGGAGAAAAGGAGCTTAAGGACGAGGCTTTTTTTAATAAGATACGCTCCGCAAAAATCCCTGTGTTATTACTCATAAACAAGATTGATAAAGGTGATGAAACGTTACTTAATGAAGCGCTTACATTATGGACAGAAAAAGTGCCTAATGCTGAGGTATTTGCAATTTCTGCATTAGAAAACTTTGGGGTTCCACAAGTTTTCAATAGAATTATTGAACTATTACCAGAGTCACCAGCTTTTTATCCTAAAGATCAGCTTACTGATAAGCCTGAGCGCTTTTTTGTAAATGAGATTATAAGAGAAAAAATCTTACTTCACTATAAGAAGGAAATACCTTATGCTGTAGAGATTGATACCGAAGAATTTTTTGAAGAGGAAGAAATTATCCGTATGCGCGCCGTTATCATGGTAGAGCGCGAGAGTCAAAAAGGGATTATTATTGGTCATAAAGGAAGTGCTCTCAAAAGAGTGGGAGTAGAGGCAAGAAAAGATCTCGAAAAGTTTTTTGGAAAACAAGTTCATCTTGAATTATATGTAAAAGTGAATAAAAACTGGAGAAGCAGTGAACGCCAGCTCAAACGTTTTGGTTACAATCAGAAATAA
- a CDS encoding RNA methyltransferase — MQPDNFKNEFFGIGIQNGKTPENLGVLWRSAQNLGASFIFTIGKRYAKQASDTHNAVHSMPYYHYDNFQDFKTHLPKGVRIVGVELDENAASLETFEHPRRCVYLLGAEDHGLSKDAIKESHFLVQFSSTFSLNVAVAGSIVMYDRTRQKSRS, encoded by the coding sequence ATGCAGCCAGATAATTTTAAAAATGAATTCTTTGGGATAGGGATTCAAAATGGAAAAACCCCAGAAAACTTAGGGGTTTTATGGAGGTCTGCACAAAACTTAGGGGCAAGCTTTATTTTTACAATAGGTAAACGGTATGCAAAGCAAGCTAGTGATACTCACAACGCAGTGCATTCAATGCCTTATTATCACTACGATAATTTTCAAGATTTTAAAACCCATTTACCTAAAGGCGTGCGTATTGTAGGTGTCGAGCTGGATGAAAACGCTGCTTCCTTAGAAACATTTGAGCATCCCAGAAGATGTGTTTACCTACTAGGTGCTGAAGACCACGGACTCTCTAAGGATGCTATCAAAGAGTCTCATTTTTTAGTTCAATTTTCTTCAACATTTAGTCTTAATGTTGCTGTAGCGGGCAGTATTGTTATGTATGACAGAACGCGCCAGAAATCAAGATCTTGA
- a CDS encoding BLUF domain-containing protein: MLNISELTPADQLRKLAVFLEADFSESLGASKLVLDNDNGKGVITNHVIFSGLVVRTYNIKLSEEFIFTKDESQMNPLYFLYCIEGYFYHKFENTDKVNKIGHLQNVILSSATDEQNTIILPANVQISMTAILAMKENMTEDVYHSREGLWKDVFELFEVDGQDTAFQYFGEISPRIAEHTTLLVKNTRTDVIGRLLAESAVLKTISEQIDSYQKSDANTNTTHGLRDDELRKIIDLGDYIKSNIGSKLSVKELSRTAAMGPAKLQSGVQHIFGETVNSLIIRLKMERARELLLNTNNTISEIVYSIGLSSRSYFSKKYKEVYGLLPSDFRKKVCDKEVIFELSYRSKAKKSLTQSDIDKMVSNSRSNNMRHNISGCLVHHEATFFQMIEGSKKDVLELYNSIKSDDRHTNVEIIWKGFTVGRTFEGWHLATVSGGGDLRSQDDPQLFEHINVNEMLDSLKNTSVAADILWKRVSDRMKVAG; encoded by the coding sequence ATGTTAAACATTAGTGAGTTAACCCCTGCAGACCAACTTCGCAAGCTCGCTGTATTTCTAGAGGCAGATTTCAGTGAGAGTCTTGGGGCATCTAAGCTTGTGCTGGATAATGATAACGGTAAGGGCGTGATTACAAACCATGTCATCTTCTCAGGTCTTGTGGTAAGGACCTATAACATCAAGTTATCAGAGGAATTTATTTTTACAAAGGATGAAAGCCAAATGAATCCTTTATATTTTCTTTATTGTATAGAAGGTTATTTCTATCACAAATTTGAAAATACAGATAAGGTAAATAAAATTGGTCATTTACAGAATGTAATTCTGTCAAGTGCTACAGATGAGCAAAACACAATTATTCTACCTGCAAATGTTCAAATATCTATGACTGCCATCCTAGCGATGAAAGAAAATATGACTGAGGACGTGTATCATAGTAGAGAAGGATTATGGAAAGATGTATTTGAACTTTTTGAAGTAGATGGGCAGGATACCGCTTTTCAGTATTTTGGAGAAATCTCTCCTAGGATTGCAGAGCACACAACATTGTTAGTAAAAAACACCAGAACAGATGTTATAGGTAGGCTATTGGCAGAAAGTGCAGTGCTTAAAACTATCTCAGAACAGATAGATTCTTACCAAAAGTCTGATGCTAATACTAATACAACACATGGTTTACGCGATGATGAGTTACGTAAAATAATTGATTTAGGAGATTATATTAAATCAAATATAGGGAGCAAACTGTCTGTAAAAGAACTCTCTCGTACTGCAGCTATGGGACCAGCAAAACTTCAGAGTGGGGTGCAACATATTTTTGGAGAAACAGTAAACAGTCTAATTATTCGCTTAAAAATGGAGCGAGCTCGGGAACTTTTACTCAATACAAATAATACAATCTCTGAGATTGTGTACTCAATAGGATTGTCAAGCAGAAGTTATTTTTCAAAAAAATATAAGGAGGTTTACGGCTTACTGCCTAGTGATTTTAGAAAAAAGGTATGTGATAAAGAAGTAATATTTGAACTCAGTTACAGGTCAAAGGCAAAAAAATCTTTAACACAAAGCGATATTGATAAAATGGTGTCTAATTCTAGAAGTAATAATATGCGACATAATATTTCTGGGTGTTTAGTACATCATGAAGCTACTTTTTTTCAAATGATAGAAGGCTCTAAAAAAGACGTATTGGAGTTGTACAATAGCATAAAATCTGATGATCGTCATACAAATGTCGAAATTATATGGAAAGGTTTTACTGTAGGACGCACATTTGAAGGTTGGCATCTCGCTACCGTATCAGGAGGTGGAGATTTGAGGTCACAAGATGATCCTCAATTATTTGAGCACATTAATGTAAATGAAATGTTAGATAGCTTAAAAAATACTTCTGTTGCTGCAGATATTCTTTGGAAGCGTGTTAGTGATAGGATGAAGGTGGCTGGGTAG
- a CDS encoding YgjV family protein: MEINPTEIIGYLASLFVLLSFFNKDLRKLRIVNSVGCALFVAYGVLLGSIPIIITNVAILLVNGYYLFIKK; encoded by the coding sequence ATGGAAATAAATCCAACAGAAATCATTGGGTATCTAGCAAGTCTATTTGTGTTACTGTCATTTTTTAATAAAGATCTACGTAAGCTGCGTATTGTGAACTCTGTAGGATGCGCCCTCTTTGTAGCTTATGGAGTACTGCTAGGCAGCATCCCTATTATTATTACAAATGTTGCCATATTATTAGTAAATGGGTATTATCTGTTTATTAAGAAATAG
- a CDS encoding STAS/SEC14 domain-containing protein has translation MCNKQAMVVTLNISERVIGFVFEKKLDQEGVDEIKESILEKLEKYESINLYLEEDDTEDVNLKALMEEMLFNINHSNRFERVAVVTDRDWIRNLSTFKGVLMDSELKTFTLGERVDALSWIIQSSNLRVSKKT, from the coding sequence TTGTGTAATAAGCAAGCTATGGTAGTTACACTAAATATTTCTGAGAGAGTTATAGGGTTTGTATTTGAAAAAAAACTTGACCAAGAAGGTGTGGATGAGATCAAGGAATCTATTCTTGAAAAGCTGGAGAAGTACGAATCTATAAATCTATATTTGGAAGAAGATGATACTGAAGATGTAAATCTTAAGGCATTGATGGAAGAAATGCTTTTTAACATCAACCATAGTAACAGATTTGAAAGAGTTGCAGTTGTAACAGACAGAGACTGGATACGAAACTTGTCGACATTTAAAGGTGTATTAATGGATTCAGAACTTAAAACGTTCACTTTAGGGGAGCGTGTTGATGCACTTTCATGGATAATCCAGTCATCAAACTTGAGGGTTTCAAAAAAGACATAA
- a CDS encoding CPXCG motif-containing cysteine-rich protein, protein MYEHFFQCPYCWETISMLLDPSANSIYVEDCEVCCNPIEIRTVFQEGELSEFTASNIEQ, encoded by the coding sequence ATGTACGAGCATTTTTTTCAATGTCCATACTGTTGGGAAACAATATCTATGCTTCTAGATCCTTCTGCAAATTCTATATATGTGGAGGATTGTGAAGTATGTTGTAACCCTATAGAAATCCGAACAGTATTTCAAGAAGGTGAATTGTCAGAATTTACGGCATCAAATATTGAACAGTGA
- a CDS encoding TolC family protein: protein MIPSRLVKHIGCIICFFAFAKAYPQQTAQLLSKEDAVQQMLENNFGVLLATNQVAIAENNTSILNSNYLPTVFGLAGANFDRTSSTNDFGGALDQQGNPRPDIIIDDAETTRYDASINASYTLFDGLGRFYNYKQLKERYNLSQLEARETIENVMLQLFSVYYEVARIEENISVLESALEISKQRETRAQYQFDYGQVNRLQILNAQVDIVTDSINLLNASQQLRNAQRDLNVVLASDIQDLKTADTTVTFVSPLLMDSYLENATLNNVSLLQIEQDILINDYEIKKAKGLFLPTIGLTGSYGWNLANNPASAFFPSTTRTSTSLVAGASLRWNLFDGGRSIVGLKNAKIALDSQEILKAQLEQSVKRDIANARGNYINALAIYHLQEDNVATSIANFERSQERLKLGQITSIEFRQAQLNLLNTQTSKNAAKYTAKLAELTLLQLTGQLLNVDF from the coding sequence ATGATTCCATCAAGATTAGTTAAACATATTGGATGTATTATTTGTTTTTTTGCTTTCGCGAAAGCGTACCCACAGCAAACGGCACAATTATTATCCAAAGAGGATGCTGTACAACAAATGCTAGAGAACAACTTTGGGGTTCTACTAGCGACAAACCAAGTCGCCATTGCTGAAAATAATACGAGTATTCTCAATTCAAATTATTTGCCTACAGTTTTTGGACTTGCAGGCGCAAACTTTGATAGAACAAGTAGTACTAATGATTTTGGAGGTGCATTAGATCAACAGGGCAATCCCCGTCCTGATATAATCATTGACGATGCAGAGACAACTCGTTATGATGCATCCATAAATGCCAGTTATACATTATTTGACGGCTTGGGAAGATTTTACAATTACAAGCAACTCAAAGAACGATATAATTTATCTCAGTTAGAAGCGAGAGAAACTATAGAAAATGTAATGCTTCAACTTTTTTCTGTATACTATGAAGTTGCTAGAATTGAAGAAAATATATCAGTACTAGAGTCGGCTTTAGAAATCTCAAAACAGCGAGAAACTCGTGCTCAGTATCAATTTGACTATGGACAGGTAAATAGACTTCAAATACTCAATGCTCAGGTGGATATTGTAACGGATAGTATTAATTTATTAAATGCATCTCAACAACTGCGTAACGCACAACGAGATTTAAATGTCGTCTTGGCCAGTGATATACAAGATTTAAAAACGGCAGATACTACTGTTACATTTGTAAGCCCTCTTCTTATGGATAGCTATCTTGAAAATGCCACTTTAAACAACGTGAGTTTGTTGCAAATTGAACAAGACATACTCATTAATGATTATGAGATAAAAAAAGCAAAAGGTCTGTTTTTACCTACCATAGGTCTTACTGGAAGCTATGGATGGAATCTAGCAAATAATCCTGCCTCTGCATTTTTTCCTAGCACAACAAGAACATCTACTTCATTAGTGGCAGGAGCTAGTTTACGGTGGAATCTTTTTGACGGAGGGCGCTCTATTGTAGGACTAAAAAATGCAAAAATAGCTCTAGATAGTCAAGAAATTTTAAAGGCGCAGCTAGAACAATCTGTAAAAAGAGATATTGCAAATGCTCGCGGAAATTATATTAATGCACTAGCGATCTACCATCTTCAAGAAGATAACGTAGCAACTAGTATTGCAAATTTTGAACGTTCACAGGAAAGATTAAAACTTGGACAGATCACAAGTATAGAATTTCGGCAGGCGCAGCTTAATTTGCTCAATACTCAAACGAGTAAGAACGCTGCAAAATACACAGCTAAGCTAGCTGAACTTACACTGTTGCAGTTGACGGGACAGTTACTTAACGTCGATTTTTAG